A section of the Tachysurus fulvidraco isolate hzauxx_2018 chromosome 7, HZAU_PFXX_2.0, whole genome shotgun sequence genome encodes:
- the LOC113649588 gene encoding uncharacterized mitochondrial protein AtMg00860-like: MVYIDDILIYSKNVEEHHNDVCEVLGALRSQQLYLNLSKCEFHREEVKFLGYVISARRIQMDEGKVKAVKNWPVLETTKELQRFLGFANFYRRFIQGYSQITAPLTSLLRGKVRTLKWTKEAQGAFNELRQRFCSVPVLRHPDPQRPFVVEVDAFSTWVGATLSQWSGTPPQLHPCAFFSHKLSEAE, translated from the coding sequence ATGGTTTACATCGATGACATCTTGATCTACTCTAAGAACGTGGAGGAGCACCATAACGACGTATGTGAGGTCCTAGGGGCACTTCGTTCCCAACAGCTCTACCTTAACCTCTCTAAGTGTGAGTTCCACCGTGAGGAGGTGAAGTTTCTGGGCTACGTCATCAGTGCACGGAGAATACAGATGGATGAAGGGAAGGTGAAAGCAGTAAAGAACTGGCCCGTCCTGGAGACGACTAAGGAACTCCAACGCTTCTTGGGCTTCGCAAACTTCTATCGTCGGTTCATCCAGGGTTACAGCCAGATCACCGCTCCCCTCACTTCTCTCCTCAGGGGTAAGGTACGGACCCTGAAGTGGACCAAAGAGGCCCAGGGGGCATTCAATGAGCTCCGCCAGCGCTTTTGCTCCGTCCCCGTGTTACGTCATCCAGACCCCCAGAGGCCCTTTGTGGTTGAGGTAGACGCCTTCTCGACGTGGGTGGGGGCCACTCTGTCCCAGTGGTCAGGTACCCCACCACAGCTCCACCCGTGCGCCTTCTTCTCACACAAGCTCTCAGAGGCGGAGTAG